A single Rhopalosiphum padi isolate XX-2018 chromosome 4, ASM2088224v1, whole genome shotgun sequence DNA region contains:
- the LOC132930865 gene encoding RING finger protein nhl-1 isoform X3 — protein MEQFEQLLTCAICLDRYRNPKLLPCQHSFCMEPCMDGLVDYVRRQVKCPECRAEHRIPYNGVQGYPTNVTLQRFLELHIEITGELPDPTSGQTMKRCGVCSEKAYVTSCVHCEKDVCSDCKGAHMDILRREIARINNQVRRALHRLSDMLAGVEKNMLTLQQNCTSVTEEVDEIYRRLAKALKDRTDHLRGEIDRYLTTELKNLCNLKENLDIEISNIQSNCDLADKHMQSDDVEWEDSELMDAKEIFLKTVDFIRNFETEIGDYSRRAKFLMAHDPNQLVMHVASYGELTIHAPHQAFTASSNSLQAPSPGLMRSKSDHRLASQYRQDDRNAYEPGGEIGGRVSPLGGRKFGERYQSRYSRGGDRNDYDADTTHDNENRSSARSRIRSRLGRHGLNENTDSDTDSRSVRFSETNTVHRERERVLDTEDVAKGPLSGITRLYDSPRVMKRLLESENKDKKSDAAPKPQPQPVQQPKKITPQPTPQRQLSEDDEIARIKRQNKTASTSSDTERRDRVSTIKRDDSRDSNRSNTPADTARKTPVPEPLPADTQESSESESEEDSVEVVEPRKPTPARTTFPPSTSAATTDSRRSSTTSDNLASKVNARLKSNRSDSIESTCSSETPGTPVRKNAGGTYPSDDVKQSPVSSSSGSTTPRARFSSVSSKRDSATPTNSRSYNVTGNNESTSKKEEIEDEEEEEEEETETSSESSETDTDEDSEDAKPKTPVSKGMEKTDIGPLLARSAQARDNGSGSNSSSRRTSQDESYTRSRYGTSGYKSPSYQSPRDAEPSASGTGTGEKDGAALSSWARYLKNKYGNRGKENAAKDNAAASSASSSSSRRLSLGLPLRSNSTHVDSSDDDQKNMHSSPTSHTIIEAGMQGVGSTPRVQYLQKRQLLFKIGGRGSEPGYFTWPRGVAVGPDNLIVVADSSNHRIQVFDNNGKILKDFGSYGNSEGEFDCLAGVAVNRIGQYIIADRYNHRIQVLDPSGRFLRSFGSQGSSDGRFNYPWGITTDALGFIYVCDKENHRIQVFQSDGTFVGKFGSNGNKIGQLEHPHYIAVSNTNRVIVSDCNNHRIQIFDVNGRVISSFGTEGSENGQFKFPKGVAVDDQGYILVADSGNNRIQIFHPDSTFLRAFGCWGCGDGEFKGLEGIAVMSNGNILVCDRENHRVQVF, from the exons ATGGAACAGTTCGAGCAACTGTTGACATGCGCAATATGTTTGGATAGGTATAGAAATCCGAAATTGCTACCATGCCAGCATTCGTTTTGTATGGAACCATGTATGGACGGTTTAGTGGATTATGTTCGGAGACAA gtAAAATGTCCGGAATGTCGAGCGGAACATCGAATACCATACAATGGTGTTCAGGGATATCCAACAAATGTAACTTTACAGCGCTTTTTGGAACTCCATATAGAAATTACTGGGGAGTTACCAGATCCAACAAGTGGACAAACAATGAAACGTTGTGGCGTGTGTTCAGAAAAAGCATACGTGACATCATGCGTTCATTGCGAAAAAGATGTATGTTCGGACTGCAAAGGTGCTCATATGGATATTTTAAGAAGAGAAATAGCCCGAATTAACAATCaa GTTAGGCGGGCATTACATAGGTTATCAGATATGCTTGCTGGTGTAGAAAAGAATATGTTGACTTTACAACAAAATTGCACTTCAGTTACCGAAGAAGTAGATGAAATTTATCGCAGATTGGCCAAAGCTTTAAAAGATCGTACTGACCATCTTAGAGGAGAAATTGATCGATATTTGACAACCGAACTAAAAAATTTATGCAATCTTAAAGAGAATTTGGATattgaaatatcaaatatacaaAGTAATTGTGATCTGGCAGATAAACACATGCAATCGGATGACGTAGAATGGGAAGACAGTGAACTTATGGAtgctaaagaaatatttttgaaaactgtagattttattagaaatttcgAAACAGAAATTGGTGATTACAGCAGAAGAGCGAAATTTTTAATGGCCCATGACCCAAATCAATTGGTCATGCACGTCGCCAGCTATGGTGAGCTTACTATTCATGCCCCACATCAAGCATTTACTGCCAGTTCAAATTCTCTTCAGGCTCCAAGTCCAGGCCTAATGCGATCCAAAAGTGATCATAGACTTGCTTCGCAATACCGACAGGATGATAGAAATGCATATGAACCAGGTGGTGAAATCGGCGGAAGAGTCTCGCCGCTAGGCGGTAGAAAATTCGGCGAAAGATATCAAAGTCGGTATTCACGTGGTGGAGATAGAAATGATTACGATGCAGACACGACACATGACAACGAAAATAGAAGTTCGGCAAGATCTAGGATTAGATCAAGACTTGGAAGACATGGCTTGAATGAAAACACAGACTCTGATACGGATTCAAGATCAGTGCGTTTCTCCGAAACAAATACTGTACACCGTGAACGAGAACGCGTTTTAGACACCGAAGACGTGGCTAAAGGTCCTTTAAGTGGTATCACTAGACTGTATGATTCACCTAGAGTTATGAAAAGACTGTTAGAAAGCGAGAACAAAGATAAAAAATCTGATGCCGCCCCTAAGCCCCAACCACAACCAGTTCAACAGCCAAAAAAAATTACTCCACAACCAACACCACAGAGACAACTAAGCGAAGACGATGAAATAGCAAGGATAAAACGTCAAAATAAAACTGCATCTACATCGTCCGATACAGAACGAAGAGATAGAGTTAGTACAATTAAAAGAGATGACTCGAGGGATTCTAATAGATCAAATACGCCAGCAGACACCGCTCGAAAGACGCCTGTACCTGAACCGTTACCA GCGGATACCCAGGAATCATCTGAAAGTGAATCTGAAGAAGATTCGGTTGAAGTAGTTGAACCGAGGAAACCTACACCTGCCAGAACTACATTTCCGCCATCCACGTCGGCTGCAACGACAGATTCGAGACGATCTTCCACGACATCGGATAACTTAGCATCAaaag TAAATGCTCGACTAAAATCAAATAGATCAGACAGTATTGAAAGTACATGCTCCTCAGAAACTCCCGGAACGCCGGTACGAAAAAACGCCGGAGGTACTTACCCATCTGACGACGTGAAACAATCACCAGTTAGTTCAAGTTCTGGAAGTACAACCCCACGAGCTAGATTTTCTTCGGTTTCTTCAAAAAGAGATTCAGCAACACCAACAAACTCTCGAAGTTACAATGTTACGg GTAACAATGAAAGTACTTCAAAAAAAGAAGAAATCGAagatgaagaagaagaagaagaagaagaaacgGAAACTTCGTCAGAATCATCTGAAACTGATACAGACGAAGATTCCGAGGATGCTAAACCAAAAACTCCTGTATCAAAAGGTATGGAAAAAACGGACATCGGTCCATTGTTGGCCAGAAGCGCTCAGGCTAGAGATAATGGCAGCGGCAGTAACAGCAGCTCGAGGCGAACTAGCCAAGATGAATCTTACACTAGATCACG ATACGGTACCAGTGGCTACAAATCACCATCGTATCAGAGCCCCCGAGATGCCGAGCCTTCAGCGAGTGGTA CAGGAACAGGAGAAAAAGACGGCGCGGCTTTAAGCTCATGGGCTAGGTATCTGAAAAACAAATACGGAAATCGCGGTAAAGAAAATGCAGCTAAAGATAACGCGGCTGCCAGTTCTGCGTCAAGCTCGTCTTCTCGACGACTTTCGCTAGGATTACCACTACGGTCCAATTCCACTCACGTTGACAGTTCAGATGACGACCAAAAAAACATGCACAGCTCCCCCACCTCCCATACAATTATCGAAGCAG GTATGCAGGGCGTAGGTTCTACCCCTAGAGTTCAATACCTACAAAAACGTCAATTGTTATTTAAGATCGGTGGTAGGGGGAGCGAGCCCGGATATTTTACGTGGCCCAGAGGTGTCGCTGTTGGTCCAGACAATCTAATTGTTGTAGCTGATTCTTCGAACCACAGAATCCAA gtatttgataacaacggaaaaatattaaaagacttTGGGTCCTATGGAAATAGTGAAGGCGAATTCGACTGTCTAGCTGGAGTAGCCGTCAACCGTATTGGCCAATATATCATTGCAGATCGGTACAACCACAGAATACAA gtgtTAGACCCGTCTGGGAGATTTTTAAGATCGTTCGGAAGTCAAGGTTCTAGTGACGGTCGGTTCAATTATCCTTGGGGAATTACTACCGATGCTCTAGGGTTCATATACGTTTGTGACAAAGAAAATCACAGAATTCAG GTGTTCCAATCAGACGGAACATTTGTAGGTAAATTTGGATCGAACGGGAATAAAATCGGACAACTGGAACATCCACACTACATAGCGGTGTCGAACACAAACAGAGTAATCGTTTCTGACTGCAATAACCATCGCATTCAGATTTTTGATGTGAACGGAAGAGTAATCAGTTCTTTTGGTACAGAAGGATCAGAAAATGGTCAATTTAAATTCCCCAa aGGTGTAGCTGTAGACGACCAAGGATACATACTGGTAGCAGATTCCGGTAACAATCGTATACAAATTTTTCATCCTGACTCAACGTTCCTGAGAGCTTTCGGTTGCTGGGGATGTGGAGACGGAGAGTTCAAAGGACTTGAAGGCATCGCTGTTATGTCCAATGGAAACATATTAGTCTGCGACCGAGAGAATCATAGGGTTCAAGTTTTCTAA